The Papaver somniferum cultivar HN1 unplaced genomic scaffold, ASM357369v1 unplaced-scaffold_58, whole genome shotgun sequence genome has a segment encoding these proteins:
- the LOC113343412 gene encoding uncharacterized protein LOC113343412, giving the protein MKWQPEGVHMHDLVSAGVYLESLPRRHTGSDRKIWMPDLKGLFSVKSARELVRMRYPVLEETNLLWKSVVHPSLAVQNWKFVRGACATLDKVKSRFKIALPSRCSVCQIEEESLEHVLRSCSAANRAWHWLAGIFHIIPHYNLLAANKEAKERSRMVKDLWLVSILVLRSELCYQRNKMVYEKKKPCWTFFKKRVFNLIHEYSARMTGYMFNKVEDLEILNFFRVKCRRVKMLEPVECFWQPHMHNLLLLCCDGASRGNPGVAGAGVVARNSAWEVVGAMCVGLGIISNYMAELYSILIGLEWAVQWGYRDVLVRTDSSSVITALEGDYIP; this is encoded by the coding sequence ATGAAGTGGCAGCCGGAAGGAGTTCATATGCACGACCTCGTCAGTGCTGGTGTGTATCTGGAGAGCTTGCCAAGGAGGCACACAGGCAGTGATAGGAAGATATGGATGCCGGACCTTAAAGGTTTATTCTCTGTTAAGTCTGCAAGGGAGCTGGTGAGGATGAGATATCCGGTGCTGGAGGAAACAAATCTGTTATGGAAGAGTGTTGTGCACCCTTCTTTGGCAGTGCAAAATTGGAAGTTTGTCAGGGGAGCTTGTGCAACTCTGGATAAAGTAAAGAGCAGGTTCAAGATAGCTCTTCCGTCGAGGTGCAGTGTGtgccagattgaggaggagtctttgGAACATGTTCTTCGGAGCTGTAGTGCTGCGAATCGGGCTTGGCATTGGCTGGCAGGTATTTTCCATATTATTCCTCATTATAACTTGCTTGCTGCTAACAAGGAAGCGAAAGAGCGTAGTAGAATGGTTAAAGACCTGTGGTTAGTCTCAATCTTGGTGCTGCGTTCGGAGCTGTGTTACCAAAGGAATAAGATGGTCTATGAAAAGAAGAAGCCTTGCTGGACTTTCTTCAAAAAACGTGTGTTTAACCTCATTCATGAGTATTCGGCTAGAATGACAGGTTATATGTTCAACAAGGTAGAAGATCTTGAGATTCTGAATTTTTTTAGAGTTAAATGTCGTAGGGTGAAGATGTTAGAGCCTGTTGAGTGTTTTTGGCAACCTCATATGCACAATCTACTCTTGCTGTGCTGTGACGGGGCCTCTAGAGgcaatccaggggtggcgggagcgGGTGTGGTGGCGAGAAATTCTGCTTGGGAAGTGGTTGGGGCGATGTGTGTTGGTCTTGGAATTATTTCCAATTATATGGCGGAGTTGTATAGCATTCTGATTGGTTTAGAATGGGCAGTTCAATGGGGATACCGGGATGTTCTAGTGCGGACTGATTCATCAAGTGTCATAACAGCTTTGGAAGGGGATTATATTCCTTGA